One window from the genome of Labeo rohita strain BAU-BD-2019 chromosome 10, IGBB_LRoh.1.0, whole genome shotgun sequence encodes:
- the crybb1 gene encoding beta-crystallin B1, giving the protein MSQTAKSATNQGTDAKDKGAPAPAATSKASKTGEPGFMGNYRIFLFDQENFQGRMMEMQNECMNVCERGMDRVRSIIVECGPFVAFEQTNFRGEMFILEKGEYPRWDTWSNSYRSDCLMSLRPIRMDPMEHKICLYELCDFQGNKMEIQEDDVPTLWAHGFCDRVGSVRVPGGAWVGYQYPGYRGYQYLFECGDYRHYNEFCAFQPQIQSMRRVRDMQFHQRGCFNLTAAKQ; this is encoded by the exons ATGTCTCAGACCGCCAAGTCCGCCACCAACCAGGGCACTGACGCCAAGGACAAGGGAGCTCCCGCCCCTGCCGCCACCAGCAAGGCTTCCAAGACCGGAGAGCCCGGATTCATGGGTAACTACAGA ATCTTCCTGTTCGATCAGGAGAACTTCCAGGGCAGGATGATGGAGATGCAGAATGAGTGCATGAACGTTTGTGAACGCGGAATGGACAGAGTCCGCAGTATCATTGTTGAGTGCGGCCC CTTTGTTGCCTTCGAGCAGACTAACTTCCGTGGCGAGATGTTCATCCTGGAGAAGGGCGAGTATCCTCGCTGGGACACCTGGTCAAACAGCTACCGCAGTGATTGTCTCATGTCCCTCAGACCCATTCGCATG GACCCCATGGAGCACAAGATCTGCCTGTACGAGCTGTGTGACTTCCAGGGCAACAAGATGGAGATCCAGGAGGATGATGTGCCAACCCTGTGGGCGCATGGCTTCTGTGACAGAGTGGGCAGCGTGAGGGTTCCCGGTGGAGC TTGGGTGGGATACCAGTACCCCGGCTACAGAGGCTACCAGTATCTGTTTGAGTGTGGCGACTACAGACACTACAACGAGTTTTGTGCCTTCCAGCCTCAGATTCAGTCCATGCGCCGTGTGAGGGACATGCAGTTCCACCAGCGCGGCTGCTTCAACCTGACTGCCGCTAAACAGTGA
- the acads gene encoding short-chain specific acyl-CoA dehydrogenase, mitochondrial encodes MAALFKARRALGMAVGHSVRCLTQLAELPELHQMMRQTCKDYAQKELAPIAAQLDKDHKFPAKQVKELGAMGVMAVEVPESLGGAGMDYLAYCLAVEELSRGCASTGVIVSVNNSLYLGPILKFGTEEQKKQWITPFTTGEKVGCFALSEPGNGSDAGAASTLARQEGDEWVLNGTKAWITNCWDASATVVFATTDKSLKHKGISAFLVPMPHPGLSLGKKEDKLGIRASSTANIILEDCRIPLGNMLGDRGMGFKIAMQTLDSGRLGIAAQALGIAQAALDCAADYAHKRTAFGAPIGKLQAIQFKLADMALAIESARLLTWKAAMLRDAKKPFTKEAAMAKLAASEAATFVSHQAIQVLGGMGYVTDMPAERHYRDARITEIYEGTSEIQRLVIANNILKEYQQ; translated from the exons ATGGCGGCGCTTTTCAAAGCACGGAGAG CTCTGGGCATGGCAGTAGGCCATAGCGTTCGCTGTTTGACCCAGCTTGCGGAGTTGCCAGAGTTGCACCAGATGATGAGGCAGACATGTAAGGATTACGCTCAAAAAGAACTTGCACCAATCGCTGCTCAGCTGGACAAAGATCACAAGTTTCCAGCCAAGCAG GTAAAAGAATTGGGAGCGATGGGTGTCATGGCTGTAGAGGTACCGGAGAGTCTGGGAGGAGCTGGGATGGATTATCTCGCATACTGTCTGGCCGTGGAAGAGCTCAGTAGAGGATGTGCATCAACCGGAGTCATCGTCAGTGTGAATAAT TCATTGTACCTGGGTCCAATTCTGAAGTTTGGCACAGAAGAACAGAAAAAGCAGTGGATTACGCCTTTCACCACGGGGGAGAAAGTTGGCTGTTTCGCTTTGAGTGAGCCAG GAAATGGAAGCGATGCAGGTGCGGCGTCAACGCTGGCACGGCAGGAGGGAGACGAGTGGGTTTTGAACGGAACCAAAGCCTGGATAACCAACTGCTGGGATGCTTCCGCCACCGTCGTTTTCGCCACAACAGACAAAAGCCTAAAACACAAG GGAATTAGTGCCTTCCTAGTGCCGATGCCTCATCCGGGGTTGTCTTTAGGCAAGAAAGAAGACAAACTGGGAATTCGAGCTTCATCGACTGCCAATATCATTCTGGAAGACTGCCGCATCCCACTCGGCAACATGCTGGGAGACCGAGGAATGGGCTTTAAGATTGCAATG CAAACTCTAGACAGCGGGCGGCTTGGTATTGCAGCACAGGCTCTTGGTATTGCTCAGGCGGCGCTGGACTGCGCGGCTGATTACGCTCATAAAAGAACAGCTTTCGGCGCTCCGATTGGAAAGCTGCAGGCGATACAG TTTAAACTGGCAGACATGGCCTTGGCCATAGAGAGCGCTCGACTTCTCACATGGAAAGCTGCAATGCTGAGAGACGCAAAGAAACCTTTCACTAAG gAAGCTGCTATGGCTAAACTGGCTGCATCTGAGGCTGCTACATTTGTCTCCCACCAG gcCATTCAGGTGCTGGGCGGGATGGGTTACGTCACAGACATGCCTGCTGAGAGACACTACCGCGACGCCCGCATCACAGAGATCTATGAAGGCACCAGCGAGATCCAGAGATTAGTCATCGCCAACAACATTCTCAAAGAATATCAGCAGTAG
- the cldn5b gene encoding claudin-5b, which yields MISACLEIIGLGLSVTGTLLVMVACGLPMWKVSAFIEGNIVVAQNIWDGLWMSCVVQSTGQMQCKMHDSVLALTTDLQTARALTVISAVLGVQALMITIAGAQCTNCISKESIKAKVVNVGGVIYIIAGLFVLVPLCWMANNIISDFYDPHVPYAKKREIGAALYIGWAASAMLLVGGVILCFSRPADEKSSYPLKYVPPPMKSTSVNGDYDKRNYV from the coding sequence ATGATTTCTGCATGTCTGGAGATTATTGGACTTGGCTTGAGCGTCACCGGGACCCTTTTGGTGATGGTGGCTTGCGGGCTGCCCATGTGGAAAGTGTCTGCCTTCATCGAGGGCAACATTGTGGTGGCGCAAAACATCTGGGACGGGCTGTGGATGTCCTGCGTGGTCCAGAGCACGGGTCAGATGCAGTGCAAAATGCACGACTCCGTCCTGGCGCTGACCACTGACCTCCAGACCGCTCGTGCTCTGACGGTCATCTCAGCGGTTTTGGGCGTCCAGGCTCTGATGATAACCATCGCCGGCGCTCAGTGCACCAACTGCATCAGTAAAGAGTCCATCAAAGCCAAAGTAGTCAACGTCGGAGGGGTGATATACATCATCGCAGGCTTGTTTGTGCTGGTGCCTCTGTGCTGGATGGCCAATAACATCATCTCGGACTTCTACGACCCTCACGTGCCTTATGCAAAGAAGAGAGAAATCGGAGCTGCGCTCTACATCGGGTGGGCAGCATCTGCCATGCTTCTGGTCGGAGGAGTGATTCTGTGTTTCTCTCGTCCAGCTGATGAGAAATCCTCGTATCCTCTAAAATATGTTCCTCCACCTATGAAAAGCACATCAGTCAATGGGGACTATGATAAACGAAACTACGTTTGA